A part of Pristiophorus japonicus isolate sPriJap1 chromosome 15, sPriJap1.hap1, whole genome shotgun sequence genomic DNA contains:
- the tmem186 gene encoding transmembrane protein 186 — protein MYRLALSRVTVFKNIISFCQTPCQSRSLLSVRASSIQIKGWLNTCAVVHLQETAQLHLKAHEGHNTAGGQIQHRHMSVDSQKHRTQPKSKFPDNEHFTMVYRFQGIRFLRAISQLKILQTGITVTLLPTVYYFYLQELVQYALLSYITGLSGFAIIMLYCMSYYLRRFIGMLYLNDSGTTLKISHLTFWGKRNDFYVPVEDVMPIGDAGDAANDIILQLKQYNSTEVFYFTIKFGQIVDKQKFLQVFGGIQ, from the exons ATGTATCGGCTGGCCCTGAGCAGG GTGACAGTTTTTAAGAACATAATCAGCTTTTGTCAAACACCTTGTCAATCAAGATCTTTGTTATCTGTGCGTGCCTCAAGTATCCAAATAAAGGGTTGGCTTAATACTTGTGCCGTGGTACATCTTCAGGAAACTGCACAGCTCCATCTTAAAGCACATGAAGGGCATAATACAGCAGGAGGACAAATTCAACACAGGCATATGTCTGTTGATAGTCAGAAGCACAGGACGCAGCCAAAATCCAAATTTCCGGATAATGAACACTTCACAATGGTATACAGGTTTCAAGGAATAAGATTCTTGAGAGCTATTTCACAGCTAAAAATCCTGCAGACTGGCATAACTGTGACCCTTCTACCCACGGTTTATTACTTTTACCTGCAGGAACTGGTTCAATATGCTCTGCTTAGTTATATCACTGGATTATCAGGTTTTGCTATCATCATGCTTTATTGTATGAGTTACTATCTAAGACGTTTCATAGGGATGCTGTATCTGAATGACTCGGGCACCACACTGAAGATTTCACATCTGACCTTTTGGGGAAAGAGGAATGACTTTTACGTCCCAGTTGAAGACGTCATGCCGATTGGAGATGCGGGGGATGCAGCAAATGATATTATTCTACAGCTCAAACAGTACAATAGCACTGAGGTTTTCTACTTTACAATTAAGTTTGGTCAGATAGTTGATAAGCAAAAATTCCTGCAAGTATTTGGTGGAATTCAATAA